Proteins encoded by one window of Halorubrum ruber:
- a CDS encoding thioredoxin family protein, translating into MNSNTVSSEAETADGGSSGANRPVSLSDEDDLDAFVADADVALVEFYTDGCGICASMEPVIGNVARGADADLAVGTVNPRDDPPLVERFDVRSVPLFVLFVDGEPVARRAEGFIPGDELTAWIDEHAA; encoded by the coding sequence ATGAATTCCAATACTGTATCGAGCGAGGCCGAGACGGCAGACGGCGGATCGTCCGGCGCGAACCGCCCGGTCTCGCTGTCGGACGAGGACGACCTCGACGCCTTCGTCGCCGACGCGGACGTCGCGCTCGTGGAGTTCTACACGGACGGCTGCGGCATCTGCGCGAGCATGGAGCCGGTGATCGGAAACGTGGCCCGCGGCGCCGACGCCGATCTGGCGGTCGGCACCGTGAACCCCCGCGACGACCCGCCGTTGGTCGAGCGGTTCGACGTGCGGAGCGTCCCGCTGTTCGTCCTCTTCGTCGACGGTGAGCCGGTCGCGCGCCGCGCCGAGGGGTTCATCCCGGGCGACGAGCTGACGGCGTGGATCGACGAACACGCGGCCTGA